The Desulfofalx alkaliphila DSM 12257 genome contains a region encoding:
- a CDS encoding F0F1 ATP synthase subunit epsilon: MAKTQRLDIVTPEKVVFSEEVDYVVAPGSEGELGFLPEHTPLVSALKTGVLRLTQDGKTIKVAISGGFVEVKNSRVVVLADTAERADQIDVARAEEAKRRAEQRLAQKSENIDIARAEAALKRAINRISAAQK; this comes from the coding sequence ATGGCGAAAACCCAACGCCTTGATATTGTCACCCCTGAAAAAGTGGTGTTCAGTGAGGAAGTTGATTACGTTGTTGCCCCTGGCAGCGAAGGTGAGCTGGGCTTCTTGCCCGAGCACACCCCGCTGGTAAGCGCACTGAAAACCGGTGTGCTAAGGCTAACCCAAGACGGAAAGACAATCAAAGTTGCCATAAGCGGCGGCTTTGTGGAGGTAAAAAACAGCCGTGTGGTGGTACTGGCCGACACTGCTGAACGGGCGGACCAAATCGATGTGGCCAGAGCTGAAGAGGCCAAGCGCCGTGCTGAACAACGCCTGGCCCAAAAAAGCGAAAACATCGATATTGCCCGCGCCGAGGCCGCTCTAAAAAGAGCGATAAACAGAATAAGCGCCGCACAAAAGTAG
- the spoIID gene encoding stage II sporulation protein D, with protein sequence MKKLALGLILIAVAALTLPNILLKDRQIPVTTTEIKLYRHQTGEIETLALEEYLLGVVAAEMPANFPTEALKAQAVAARTYAAQRLLPGGVENPAHPGADLCDDPRHGQAWISTEEMMARWGKLSYYQNYFKIKRAVDGTRNKVLVYNKELITAAYHASCGGGYTENSGDVWQVELPYLKSVPCPHCSDPHPVRTVTYPLNKVAERLQADLTALPTIAEQTSTGRPKTVNIAEKQIPATVFRELLNLRSTWFEYEIHENKITFTTTGHGHGIGMCQYGAKGMAENKKTHQEILSHYYPGTELAELK encoded by the coding sequence ATGAAAAAACTGGCCCTGGGCCTAATACTAATCGCGGTTGCTGCTCTCACACTGCCCAACATATTACTTAAAGACCGACAAATACCGGTAACCACAACCGAAATAAAACTTTACCGGCACCAGACCGGTGAAATAGAAACGCTGGCCCTAGAGGAATACCTTCTGGGAGTGGTGGCGGCGGAAATGCCTGCCAACTTCCCCACAGAGGCCCTGAAGGCCCAGGCGGTGGCGGCCCGCACCTACGCCGCCCAAAGACTGCTGCCCGGTGGGGTAGAAAACCCTGCACACCCGGGGGCAGACCTATGCGACGACCCCCGCCACGGCCAGGCCTGGATATCAACCGAAGAGATGATGGCACGCTGGGGCAAACTGAGTTACTACCAAAACTACTTTAAAATAAAAAGGGCGGTGGACGGCACAAGAAACAAGGTGCTGGTTTATAACAAGGAACTAATCACAGCGGCCTACCACGCATCCTGCGGCGGCGGCTACACCGAAAATTCCGGCGATGTATGGCAGGTAGAACTGCCCTACCTAAAAAGCGTACCCTGCCCCCATTGCAGCGACCCACACCCGGTGCGCACAGTGACCTACCCACTGAATAAGGTGGCAGAAAGGCTGCAGGCAGACCTAACGGCCCTGCCGACAATAGCGGAACAAACCAGCACAGGCAGGCCCAAAACCGTTAACATAGCAGAAAAACAAATACCGGCCACCGTCTTTAGAGAACTGTTAAACCTGAGATCAACCTGGTTTGAATACGAAATACATGAAAACAAGATCACCTTCACCACCACAGGCCACGGCCACGGCATAGGCATGTGCCAATACGGCGCCAAGGGCATGGCAGAAAATAAAAAAACCCACCAAGAAATCTTATCCCACTACTACCCGGGCACAGAACTGGCAGAGCTAAAATAA
- the atpG gene encoding ATP synthase F1 subunit gamma has translation MASAQDIRRRIRSVKSTQQITKAMKMVAAAKLRRAQEAATAARPFATKLTSVLGRVSAAAGGSVSHPLLEVREPKKIAYILITADKGLCGGFNANVIRRCARDIGDQDNVSLVAVGRKGRDYFRRRNIEISAEFVQLGENISFNQAKEVAQFVIEKYSAGEFDQVFLVYSEFVNVLTQRPTTVKLLPIETPEEKKDGEGEQKKEMVSYLYEPDAESVLGDLLPKYVEVSVFRAMLEAKAGEQGARMTAMDSATSNAKEMIDKLTLSLNRARQAAITKEISEIVGGAAALE, from the coding sequence TTGGCTAGTGCGCAAGATATTCGGCGCCGGATTAGGAGTGTTAAAAGCACCCAGCAGATTACCAAGGCCATGAAGATGGTGGCCGCGGCTAAGCTGCGCCGCGCCCAAGAGGCGGCAACTGCCGCCCGGCCCTTTGCCACCAAGCTAACATCTGTGCTGGGGCGGGTGAGCGCTGCCGCCGGCGGATCGGTGAGTCACCCACTGCTGGAGGTGCGTGAACCTAAAAAGATCGCCTATATCCTTATTACTGCCGATAAAGGCTTGTGTGGTGGTTTCAACGCAAACGTTATCCGGCGTTGTGCCCGCGATATAGGGGATCAGGACAATGTATCCCTGGTGGCGGTGGGCCGTAAAGGCCGCGACTACTTCAGGCGCCGGAATATAGAAATAAGTGCAGAGTTTGTTCAGCTTGGTGAGAACATTAGTTTTAACCAAGCTAAGGAAGTGGCGCAATTTGTAATAGAGAAATACTCAGCCGGTGAGTTCGACCAGGTGTTCTTAGTCTACAGTGAGTTTGTAAACGTCTTGACCCAGCGGCCCACAACGGTTAAGCTGCTGCCCATAGAAACTCCTGAGGAAAAGAAGGACGGAGAAGGCGAACAGAAGAAGGAAATGGTTTCCTATCTGTATGAACCCGATGCTGAGTCTGTACTGGGGGATCTTTTGCCCAAGTATGTAGAGGTAAGCGTCTTCCGGGCAATGTTAGAGGCCAAGGCCGGTGAACAAGGTGCCCGTATGACAGCAATGGACTCTGCTACCAGCAACGCCAAAGAAATGATTGACAAGCTTACCCTGTCATTGAACCGTGCCCGTCAGGCTGCCATCACCAAGGAAATTTCCGAAATTGTTGGTGGCGCAGCGGCACTGGAATAA
- the atpF gene encoding F0F1 ATP synthase subunit B: MELQLYEVARAAEGAGPLSFNMTLLAQIFNFIVLLIFLRLVVWKPLIRLIDNRREKIGEDVAAAENSRQEAEKIRMQLNADLAKAREEAQAIIQRATKTAEDEAAQIIENAKTEANRVKDNALQDIEREREKAVVELRKEVAGLSILVASKVVSDKITDELHEDLVEKYVDEAGKLPC, from the coding sequence GTGGAGCTGCAATTGTATGAAGTTGCCCGCGCAGCTGAAGGCGCCGGCCCATTGTCGTTTAACATGACCCTGCTTGCGCAAATCTTCAACTTTATCGTACTGTTAATATTCCTTCGTCTAGTTGTTTGGAAGCCCTTGATACGGCTCATTGATAACCGCAGAGAAAAAATCGGCGAAGATGTTGCCGCTGCGGAAAACAGCCGTCAAGAGGCTGAAAAAATACGCATGCAATTAAACGCTGACTTAGCTAAAGCCAGAGAAGAAGCCCAAGCAATTATTCAAAGGGCAACTAAGACGGCCGAAGATGAAGCCGCTCAAATAATTGAGAATGCTAAAACTGAGGCTAACCGCGTAAAAGACAATGCGCTGCAAGATATTGAAAGAGAGCGCGAAAAGGCTGTTGTGGAATTAAGAAAAGAAGTGGCTGGCTTATCAATTCTTGTTGCTTCAAAAGTTGTTTCCGATAAAATCACCGATGAATTGCATGAAGATCTGGTTGAAAAATACGTTGATGAGGCAGGTAAATTACCATGTTAA
- the atpD gene encoding F0F1 ATP synthase subunit beta gives MNVGHVISVAGVVVDVEFPPGQIPDIYNALKIRSEDQDRDYGEWNLTLETALHLGNNRVRTIAMSSTEGLVRGMKVVDTGGPISVPVGKPVLGRMLDVLGQPIDGLPPIEGAETFPIHNPAPPLVEQSTKAEMLETGIKVIDLMIPFLKGGKIGLFGGAGVGKTVIIMELINNIAQQHGGISAFAGVGERTREGNDLYHEMKETGVLDRCMLVFGQMNEPPGARLRVALTGLTLCEHYRDQGADVLLFIDNIFRFTQAGSEVSALLGRMPSAVGYQPTLATEMGQMQERITSTTKGSITSIQAVYVPADDLTDPAPATSFAHLDATVVLSRQIAELGIYPAVDPLDSTSRILDPGVVGKEHYECARGVQSVLQRYKELQDIIAILGMDELSEEDKLIVARARKLQRFLSQAFHVAEAFTGTPGQYVPLKETIRGFQEILDGKHDDLPEAAFLYVGTIDEAVEKGKKILEGSA, from the coding sequence ATGAACGTAGGCCATGTTATATCGGTCGCGGGTGTTGTTGTAGACGTAGAGTTTCCGCCCGGCCAGATACCTGATATATATAACGCGTTAAAAATCCGTTCCGAAGATCAGGATCGCGATTATGGCGAGTGGAACCTAACTCTGGAAACAGCCCTGCACCTTGGTAACAACCGTGTACGTACCATTGCTATGTCCTCCACAGAAGGTCTTGTGCGGGGCATGAAAGTGGTGGACACCGGTGGACCCATCTCTGTCCCGGTGGGTAAACCTGTACTCGGTCGTATGTTGGACGTACTGGGGCAGCCCATTGACGGGTTGCCACCTATTGAGGGAGCTGAAACCTTCCCAATTCATAACCCGGCTCCTCCGCTGGTAGAACAATCTACCAAAGCTGAGATGCTGGAAACCGGTATCAAAGTTATCGACCTGATGATTCCCTTCCTTAAGGGTGGTAAGATCGGCTTGTTCGGTGGTGCCGGTGTTGGTAAAACCGTTATCATCATGGAGCTCATTAACAACATTGCCCAGCAGCACGGTGGTATTTCCGCCTTTGCTGGCGTTGGAGAGCGTACCCGTGAAGGTAACGACTTGTACCATGAAATGAAAGAGACAGGCGTTTTGGATAGATGTATGCTGGTGTTCGGTCAGATGAACGAACCGCCCGGAGCCCGTCTTCGTGTGGCACTGACCGGCCTAACCCTGTGCGAGCACTACCGTGACCAAGGCGCCGACGTGCTACTCTTTATTGATAACATCTTCCGCTTTACCCAGGCCGGTTCTGAGGTTTCTGCGCTGCTGGGCCGGATGCCTTCGGCGGTTGGTTACCAGCCTACCCTGGCCACTGAAATGGGTCAGATGCAGGAGCGTATTACTTCAACCACCAAGGGTTCTATCACCTCCATTCAGGCAGTTTATGTGCCTGCGGACGACTTGACTGACCCTGCTCCGGCAACATCATTTGCTCACTTGGATGCTACCGTTGTGTTGTCCCGTCAAATTGCGGAACTGGGTATTTACCCTGCCGTTGACCCGCTGGACAGTACCTCACGCATCCTGGACCCCGGTGTAGTGGGTAAAGAACACTATGAATGTGCCCGTGGTGTGCAGAGTGTACTGCAGCGCTACAAGGAACTGCAAGACATCATCGCAATTCTGGGTATGGACGAATTATCAGAAGAAGATAAGCTGATAGTGGCCCGTGCCCGTAAGCTGCAGCGCTTCTTGTCCCAGGCCTTCCACGTGGCTGAAGCCTTTACAGGTACACCGGGTCAGTACGTACCACTGAAAGAAACCATCCGCGGATTCCAAGAAATTCTTGACGGTAAGCATGATGACCTACCGGAAGCAGCCTTCCTGTATGTAGGTACCATTGATGAAGCGGTAGAGAAAGGCAAGAAGATTTTAGAGGGAAGTGCATAA
- a CDS encoding M23 family metallopeptidase codes for MWPFDSLKQKLKNKDAMEKHREWLKKWLFRGGGVYAAAALMVLVATFTLLKFVVLAPNQPVVKDTGHKAAVESHQQVNEPIEQPKEERERQQAQVDLNRLALPVKGELILTYHQPYFSEQYNDYRISEGLKFAVPEDETVKAALPGKVVDIDQHPHKGFMVIIDHGQGYQTKYSGLSQVQVKVNQEVDQGDILGVEQDSQVEFTLMENGHPINPL; via the coding sequence ATGTGGCCATTTGACAGCCTAAAACAAAAACTAAAAAACAAAGACGCCATGGAAAAACACCGTGAATGGTTAAAAAAATGGCTATTTAGGGGCGGCGGGGTATATGCAGCTGCAGCCCTTATGGTCTTGGTGGCAACCTTTACCCTGCTTAAATTCGTTGTGCTGGCACCAAACCAGCCGGTGGTAAAGGACACCGGCCATAAAGCCGCTGTAGAAAGTCACCAACAAGTAAACGAACCAATTGAACAACCAAAGGAAGAGAGAGAAAGGCAGCAAGCACAGGTAGACCTAAACCGGCTGGCCCTGCCGGTAAAGGGAGAGCTAATACTCACCTACCACCAACCCTACTTTTCGGAACAATATAACGACTACCGCATCAGTGAGGGGCTAAAATTTGCAGTACCGGAGGATGAAACGGTAAAGGCAGCCTTGCCGGGCAAAGTAGTAGACATAGACCAACACCCCCATAAGGGATTTATGGTAATAATAGACCACGGTCAAGGATATCAGACCAAATACAGCGGCCTAAGCCAGGTGCAGGTAAAAGTTAATCAAGAGGTTGATCAAGGTGACATACTTGGTGTGGAACAAGATTCACAGGTTGAATTTACCTTGATGGAAAACGGCCACCCCATTAACCCCTTATAG
- the spoIIID gene encoding sporulation transcriptional regulator SpoIIID, translating to MQEYIQKRVLEICAYILETGATVRQTAQVFQVSKSTVHKDMTERLPSLNKELAREVKKILDINKSERHLRGGEATRKKYKELG from the coding sequence ATGCAAGAATATATACAAAAACGCGTATTAGAAATTTGCGCCTACATTCTGGAAACCGGGGCAACCGTACGTCAAACCGCCCAGGTATTTCAGGTAAGCAAAAGCACGGTACATAAAGACATGACAGAACGGCTGCCGTCATTAAACAAAGAGTTGGCCAGAGAAGTTAAAAAGATACTGGACATAAACAAATCAGAACGCCACCTCCGTGGAGGCGAGGCAACTAGAAAAAAATACAAGGAATTAGGTTAA
- the atpB gene encoding F0F1 ATP synthase subunit A, whose product MKSPDEVKKELLCGWERVLGDMWYGPTNFGTINGIPIEINVLTVVMTWITMAIVALVGYLAVKNLSIDKPGRLQVTFETVYTFLRDIIFDNITSQKRATSVMPIVLSLFVFIWFANMLGMIPMMDSPTGDVNTTIGLALMVFIGIQVLGIKDKGLSYFKHYVEPYPFFLPLVIVEEIAKPVTLGFRLFGNIFAKKMFTLVLLGMIPITANFMGGFIPHVIWLAFGIFVGTIQAFIFSMLTIVYTAQAVNKHH is encoded by the coding sequence GTGAAAAGTCCAGACGAAGTCAAGAAGGAACTTCTGTGTGGCTGGGAAAGAGTCCTTGGTGACATGTGGTATGGTCCCACCAACTTTGGGACTATAAATGGAATACCTATTGAAATTAACGTTCTTACCGTTGTTATGACCTGGATTACCATGGCAATTGTAGCCCTAGTTGGTTATTTAGCTGTGAAAAACCTCAGCATTGACAAACCGGGCAGGCTGCAAGTGACTTTTGAAACTGTTTATACCTTTTTAAGAGATATTATCTTTGATAACATTACCAGCCAAAAGAGGGCCACTTCGGTGATGCCAATTGTTCTTTCTTTGTTTGTATTTATTTGGTTTGCAAACATGCTGGGGATGATTCCTATGATGGATTCGCCCACCGGTGATGTCAATACCACCATTGGTCTTGCCTTGATGGTATTCATCGGCATCCAGGTATTGGGTATTAAAGACAAGGGACTGAGTTACTTCAAACACTATGTGGAGCCGTACCCGTTCTTCTTACCGCTGGTTATAGTTGAGGAAATCGCTAAGCCGGTGACACTCGGCTTCCGTCTTTTTGGTAACATCTTTGCTAAGAAAATGTTCACACTGGTCTTGCTTGGCATGATACCCATAACTGCAAACTTTATGGGTGGCTTTATTCCTCACGTTATTTGGTTAGCATTTGGTATCTTTGTCGGTACCATCCAGGCATTTATTTTCAGTATGCTGACCATCGTTTATACTGCCCAAGCGGTGAATAAACATCACTGA
- the atpE gene encoding F0F1 ATP synthase subunit C, which translates to MEVSAAAALGAGIAAGIAACGAGIGIGLVSGRTVEGISRQPEARGILQVTMFIAVGLIEALPIIAVVIAFMLLGNI; encoded by the coding sequence ATGGAGGTTAGTGCTGCTGCAGCATTAGGTGCTGGTATAGCTGCCGGTATCGCAGCTTGTGGTGCTGGTATTGGTATTGGTCTTGTAAGTGGTAGAACTGTTGAAGGTATTTCTCGTCAGCCGGAAGCCAGAGGTATTCTGCAGGTAACTATGTTTATCGCAGTTGGTCTGATCGAGGCTCTGCCCATTATTGCTGTTGTTATTGCGTTCATGCTTTTGGGTAACATTTAA
- the atpA gene encoding F0F1 ATP synthase subunit alpha — MNLRPEEISSIIRQQIDKYQAQVEVTDVGTVIQVGDGIARVYGLEECMASELLEFPGGTLGMALNLEEDNIGCVIMGPYTHIKEGDTVKRTGRIISVPVGDALVGRVVNPLGQPIDGKGPIKSDKFRPIERIAPGVITRKSVHQPMQTGLKAVDSMIPIGRGQRELIIGDRQTGKTALAVDTIINQKGQNMLCIYVAVGQKASTVANVISTLEAHGAMEYTTVVAANASEPSPLLYIAPYAGCTIGEEFMEQGRDVLVVYDDLSKQAIAYRELSLLLRRPPGREAFPGDVFYLHSRLLERAAKLNEDFGGGSLTALPIIETQAGDVSAYIPTNVISITDGQIFLDTDLFNSGMRPAVDVGLSVSRVGGAAQIKAMKQVAGTLRLDLAQYRELAAFAQFGSDLDKATLARLNRGARSMEILKQGQYQPMPVEEQVISIYTAVRGYLDDLPLEQVRPFEQGLLQYLRSNKAEIIKAIKDDAEIKPETEEKLKAAIEEFKKTFV; from the coding sequence ATGAATTTGCGACCTGAAGAGATTAGCTCAATTATCAGGCAGCAGATTGATAAATACCAGGCCCAAGTAGAAGTAACCGACGTGGGAACCGTTATCCAAGTTGGTGACGGTATCGCCCGTGTATATGGCCTGGAAGAATGTATGGCCAGTGAGCTGCTTGAGTTTCCCGGCGGCACCCTGGGTATGGCCTTAAACCTTGAGGAAGATAACATCGGTTGTGTTATCATGGGGCCCTACACCCACATTAAAGAGGGTGACACCGTTAAGCGCACCGGTCGTATTATCTCTGTACCTGTTGGTGATGCATTAGTTGGTCGTGTTGTTAACCCATTAGGCCAGCCCATTGATGGCAAGGGCCCTATTAAAAGTGATAAGTTCCGTCCCATCGAGCGTATTGCGCCGGGGGTTATTACCCGTAAGTCGGTGCACCAGCCGATGCAGACCGGTTTAAAAGCTGTAGACTCCATGATTCCCATTGGCCGTGGTCAGCGTGAGTTGATTATCGGTGACCGTCAAACAGGTAAAACAGCCCTGGCGGTGGACACCATTATCAACCAAAAAGGCCAAAACATGCTTTGTATTTACGTGGCAGTGGGCCAAAAGGCTTCCACCGTGGCCAACGTTATTTCCACTTTAGAAGCTCACGGTGCAATGGAATATACCACCGTTGTTGCTGCCAACGCCTCTGAACCCTCACCGCTTTTATACATTGCTCCCTATGCGGGCTGTACAATAGGTGAAGAGTTTATGGAGCAAGGAAGAGACGTGTTGGTGGTATACGACGACCTGTCTAAGCAGGCCATTGCTTACCGTGAATTGTCACTGTTGCTGCGCCGTCCGCCCGGACGTGAGGCTTTCCCCGGTGACGTATTCTACCTGCACTCTCGCTTGCTCGAGCGTGCTGCCAAGTTAAACGAAGACTTTGGCGGCGGTTCACTGACCGCGCTGCCAATTATTGAAACCCAAGCGGGTGACGTTTCTGCGTACATTCCCACTAACGTTATCTCCATTACTGACGGCCAAATCTTCCTAGACACAGACCTGTTTAACTCGGGTATGCGTCCGGCCGTTGACGTTGGTTTGTCAGTATCCCGTGTGGGTGGTGCTGCGCAGATTAAGGCCATGAAACAGGTTGCCGGTACACTGCGCCTTGACCTGGCCCAGTACCGTGAACTGGCCGCATTCGCCCAGTTTGGTTCTGACCTGGATAAAGCCACCTTGGCCCGCCTAAACCGCGGTGCCCGCTCAATGGAAATTCTCAAGCAAGGGCAATATCAACCAATGCCGGTTGAAGAACAAGTTATCTCCATTTATACCGCAGTGCGCGGTTACTTGGATGATCTGCCGCTAGAACAGGTACGCCCCTTTGAGCAAGGGTTACTGCAGTACTTGCGCTCCAATAAGGCTGAGATAATTAAAGCCATTAAAGACGATGCAGAAATTAAGCCCGAAACCGAAGAAAAGTTGAAGGCGGCAATTGAGGAATTCAAAAAGACCTTTGTATAG
- a CDS encoding rod shape-determining protein: MFGLFGSTDIGVDLGTASVLVFVKGKGIVLQEPSVVAINKDTGKIIAVGEEARRMLGRTPGNIVAIRPLREGVIADYDVTEKMLRYFINKANVKKLFFKPRVMVCIPSGVTGVEERAVRQAAIQAGAKQAHLIEEPLAAALGAGLDISEPSGSMVVDIGGGTTDVAVLSLGGIVCSRSLRVGGDKFDEAIVRYIRREFNLMIGERTGEEIKVEVGSALVDDNRSTQIRGRDLVTGLPKAITVTTSQVYEAIYEPLEAVVSAVKEVLEHTPPELAADIVNKGIIMTGGGALLHNFDKLISKETGLPVYVSEEAISSVAIGTGKALAMMNILPTPKNKKLFRKVMG, from the coding sequence ATGTTCGGACTTTTTGGATCAACCGACATAGGGGTAGACCTGGGCACAGCCAGCGTACTGGTCTTTGTTAAAGGCAAAGGAATAGTACTACAGGAACCCTCGGTGGTGGCAATAAATAAAGACACCGGAAAAATTATTGCAGTGGGAGAAGAAGCCCGCCGCATGCTGGGCCGTACACCGGGCAACATTGTGGCAATTCGCCCCCTAAGGGAAGGGGTTATAGCTGACTACGATGTTACCGAGAAAATGCTTCGCTACTTCATTAATAAAGCCAACGTAAAAAAATTGTTCTTTAAGCCCCGGGTAATGGTATGCATCCCCTCGGGGGTTACCGGTGTAGAAGAACGGGCGGTGCGCCAGGCAGCAATTCAAGCCGGTGCAAAACAGGCCCACCTAATAGAAGAGCCTTTAGCTGCGGCACTGGGCGCCGGTCTGGATATCTCAGAACCCAGCGGTTCCATGGTGGTAGACATCGGCGGCGGCACCACCGACGTGGCGGTGCTGTCACTGGGCGGCATAGTATGCAGCCGCTCTTTACGGGTGGGCGGCGATAAATTTGACGAAGCCATCGTAAGATATATCAGAAGGGAATTTAACCTAATGATTGGCGAGCGCACCGGTGAAGAAATAAAAGTAGAAGTGGGCAGTGCCCTAGTAGACGACAACCGCAGCACCCAAATAAGGGGCCGCGACCTGGTAACAGGCTTACCAAAAGCCATCACCGTTACCACCAGCCAAGTATACGAGGCGATATACGAACCCCTGGAAGCGGTGGTAAGCGCGGTAAAAGAAGTGCTGGAACACACCCCGCCTGAACTGGCGGCCGACATAGTAAACAAGGGCATAATCATGACCGGCGGCGGAGCCCTGCTGCACAACTTTGATAAACTAATTAGCAAAGAAACCGGCCTGCCGGTATACGTATCAGAAGAAGCCATCAGCTCGGTGGCCATAGGCACAGGCAAAGCCCTGGCCATGATGAACATACTGCCGACACCGAAGAACAAAAAGCTCTTTAGAAAAGTAATGGGCTAA
- the murA gene encoding UDP-N-acetylglucosamine 1-carboxyvinyltransferase, with protein MQKLIVCGGRPLKGTVRVNGAKNAVLPIIAATLLTTEKCLISGVPNLTDVHTIGEVLRHLGARVVISEDQMTVTAGEIRASEAPYDYVRRMRASFLVMGPLLARTGKARISLPGGCAIGTRPIDLHLKGFEALGAKVTYGKGYIEAVAPKLTGNKIYLDFPSVGATENIMMAASLAQGLTIIENAAEEPEITDLANFINACGGKIKGAGTKVIRIEGKKSLHGTSHNVIPDRIEAGTYMVAAAITGGNVLVDNVIADHLKPVVAKLKETGVEVVEEENGLRVISNGKLKGVDIKTLPYPGFPTDMQAQMMALMTIAKGTSVITETVFENRFMHVNELKRMGAKIKTEGHTAIVYGVERLNGTQVKATDLRAGAALIIAGLAAEGETEISNLYHINRGYYKLEEKLRALGAEITRIDVH; from the coding sequence ATGCAAAAACTTATCGTATGCGGTGGCAGGCCATTAAAGGGCACAGTTAGGGTGAACGGCGCCAAAAACGCCGTGCTGCCCATCATTGCCGCCACCCTACTGACAACGGAAAAGTGCCTTATAAGCGGAGTGCCAAACCTAACGGACGTGCACACCATCGGCGAAGTACTGCGCCATCTGGGCGCCCGGGTAGTTATAAGCGAAGACCAGATGACGGTAACCGCCGGAGAGATAAGGGCATCGGAAGCTCCCTACGACTATGTGCGCCGCATGCGGGCCTCATTTCTGGTGATGGGGCCGCTCTTGGCCCGCACCGGCAAAGCCCGTATTTCCCTTCCGGGCGGCTGCGCCATCGGCACCAGGCCCATTGACCTGCACCTTAAGGGTTTTGAGGCCCTGGGCGCCAAGGTTACCTATGGCAAAGGTTATATTGAAGCGGTGGCCCCTAAACTTACCGGCAACAAAATATACTTGGACTTTCCCAGTGTAGGAGCCACCGAAAACATTATGATGGCGGCTTCGCTGGCCCAAGGCCTAACCATAATAGAAAACGCAGCCGAGGAACCGGAAATTACCGACCTGGCCAACTTTATAAACGCCTGCGGGGGAAAAATAAAGGGTGCCGGCACCAAGGTAATCCGCATTGAAGGTAAGAAATCACTGCACGGAACCAGCCACAACGTAATACCCGATCGCATAGAGGCCGGCACCTATATGGTGGCAGCGGCCATTACCGGCGGCAACGTGCTGGTTGATAACGTAATAGCCGATCACCTCAAGCCGGTGGTGGCCAAGTTAAAGGAGACCGGTGTAGAAGTAGTAGAAGAAGAAAACGGCCTGAGGGTAATATCTAACGGAAAGCTAAAGGGGGTAGACATCAAGACACTGCCCTACCCGGGCTTTCCCACAGATATGCAGGCCCAAATGATGGCACTGATGACAATAGCCAAGGGCACCAGTGTAATTACGGAAACGGTATTTGAAAACCGCTTTATGCACGTAAACGAACTAAAGCGCATGGGAGCAAAAATAAAGACCGAAGGACACACTGCCATAGTGTACGGTGTAGAACGCCTAAACGGCACCCAGGTAAAGGCCACCGACCTAAGGGCCGGCGCCGCCTTAATAATAGCCGGCCTGGCCGCAGAAGGTGAAACGGAAATAAGCAACCTTTATCATATAAACCGGGGCTACTATAAACTGGAAGAAAAATTAAGGGCCCTGGGTGCAGAAATAACACGCATAGATGTTCACTAG
- a CDS encoding F0F1 ATP synthase subunit delta, whose translation MARRYAQALYEIAVDNNKLDAMEEELKGVSQVVESERGIQRILYHPQITAAEKREVLKQLFEGRVSETIMNFLYLLMDRQREAYLNDIVVEFIHLANAARNKVDAQVVSAVELSDGQKEQLAGVLNKLAGKEVSPEYKVDASLIGGLLVRIGDKVIDGSVKHKLESLRQRLMSQSS comes from the coding sequence GTGGCGAGAAGGTACGCCCAAGCACTTTATGAAATTGCCGTTGACAACAATAAGCTGGACGCAATGGAAGAAGAGCTTAAAGGCGTATCTCAAGTTGTTGAAAGCGAGCGGGGTATCCAAAGGATTTTATACCATCCTCAAATCACCGCCGCTGAAAAACGTGAAGTTCTCAAGCAGCTATTTGAGGGTCGCGTGTCGGAAACAATTATGAACTTTTTGTACCTGCTTATGGACCGTCAGCGTGAAGCTTATCTAAATGATATTGTTGTTGAATTTATCCACCTGGCTAACGCTGCCCGCAACAAGGTAGATGCACAGGTAGTATCTGCCGTAGAGTTGTCAGACGGGCAGAAGGAACAGCTGGCCGGGGTATTAAATAAGCTGGCCGGCAAAGAAGTTAGTCCGGAATACAAAGTTGATGCTTCTCTGATAGGCGGTTTGTTAGTAAGAATAGGGGATAAGGTTATTGACGGCAGTGTCAAGCATAAACTTGAATCCCTAAGACAACGCCTCATGTCACAATCAAGTTAG